The Sebastes fasciatus isolate fSebFas1 chromosome 4, fSebFas1.pri, whole genome shotgun sequence genome window below encodes:
- the slc25a22a gene encoding mitochondrial glutamate carrier 1, whose amino-acid sequence MADKQISLPAKLINGGIAGLIGVTCVFPIDLAKTRLQNQQNGCRLYTSMSDCLIKTIRSEGYFGMYRGAAVNLTLVTPEKAIKLAANDFFRQHLSKDGKLTLPKEMLAGCGAGTCQVIVTTPMEMLKIQLQDAGRIEAQRKLMPETVVEGTVAKSQTAMQLTRQLLSEKGIAGLYKGLGATLLRDVPFSVIYFPLFANLNNLGKRGADGPAPFYVSFISGCLAGSTAAVAVNPVDVIKTRLQSLTRGSTEDTYSGVTDCIRKIMRNEGPSAFLKGAYCRALVIAPLFGIAQVIYFLGVGEFLLSLLPKKDN is encoded by the exons TGGAGTGACCTGTGTGTTTCCCATTGACCTGGCCAAGACTCGCTTGCAAAACCAGCAAAATGGATGTCGCCTTTACACCAGCAT GTCCGATTGCCTTATTAAGACCATCCGGTCAGAGGGGTATTTTGGGATGTACCGAg GAGCGGCGGTGAACTTAACACTAGTCACGCCAGAGAAAGCCATCAAATTGGCTGCCAACGACTTCTTCAGGCAACACCTCTCCAAGGATGG AAAACTCACTCTTCCCAAAGAGATGCTGGCTGGGTGCGGGGCAGGTACATGCCAG GTTATTGTCACAACTCCTATGGAGATGCTGAAAATCCAGCTCCAAGATGCTGGACGAATTG AGGCTCAGAGGAAGCTGATGCCAGAGACGGTGGTGGAAGGTACTGTGGCGAAGTCCCAGACAGCCATGCAGCTCACCAGACAATTATTGAGTGAAAAGGGCATCGCTGGGCTGTATAAGGGCCTCGGTGCCACGTTGCTCAG GGATGTTCCTTTCTCCGTCATCTACTTCCCCCTCTTTGCCAACCTGAACAACCTGGGCAAAAGAGGCGCAGACGGGCCCGCTCCTTTCTACGTGTCGTTTATATCAGGCTGCCTCGCAGGGAGCACGGCGGCTGTCGCTGTCAACCCTGTCGACG tgatAAAGACTAGACTGCAGTCGCTGACCCGAGGGAGCACAGAAGACACGTACAGCGGAGTGACTGACTGTATCAG GAAAATCATGCGTAACGAGGGTCCATCAGCTTTCCTGAAGGGAGCCTACTGTCGAGCCTTGGTCATCGCACCTCTGTTTGGCATCGCCCAGGTGATCTACTTCCTGGGCGTGGGTGAATTTCTCCTCAGCTTGTTGCCTAAAAAAGACAACTAA